The Algoriphagus sanaruensis genome window below encodes:
- a CDS encoding XdhC family protein: MKELQQIIQAYEVCKSENSSAALATVVQVDGSAYRRPGARMLVTQEGNLTGAISGGCLEGDALRKAQSVIFQQKSMLVTYDTTDEDDQKFGVGLGCNGIIHVLIEPVDFGNPENPVELIKKALSDRETCLLLTLFSVPNSKSEQIGTIYLKKGNQDFGSLAKVPSDFRQVLEKEILEFDSPQNLIQSFSEYQQASVFFEVIKPATRILLFGAGNDTIPVAKIADILGFELILIDGRKNLATQARFPTAKQIIQGPAEEVVHQLETDLNTVALLMTHNFEYEVIVLEKLQTCMIPYIGILGPKRKTEKLIQRLEKNGIRVAMENLFAPIGLEIGAETSEEIALSILAEIKAVLNKKQPIFLRDKQGPIHEKVS, translated from the coding sequence ATGAAAGAACTCCAGCAAATCATCCAAGCTTACGAAGTTTGCAAATCTGAAAATAGCTCCGCTGCGCTAGCAACCGTAGTTCAAGTAGATGGATCTGCCTATCGCCGACCCGGTGCACGGATGTTGGTTACTCAAGAAGGAAACCTAACCGGAGCAATCAGTGGAGGTTGTTTGGAAGGAGATGCGCTTCGAAAAGCTCAATCGGTGATATTTCAGCAAAAATCAATGCTGGTCACCTATGATACCACCGATGAGGATGATCAGAAATTTGGCGTAGGCTTGGGATGCAATGGAATCATTCATGTTTTGATTGAACCTGTCGACTTTGGAAATCCCGAAAATCCAGTAGAATTAATCAAAAAGGCACTTTCCGATCGGGAGACTTGCCTCCTACTTACCCTATTTTCAGTCCCTAATTCTAAGTCAGAGCAAATAGGCACGATCTATTTGAAGAAAGGAAATCAAGATTTTGGAAGTCTAGCTAAGGTACCATCGGACTTTAGGCAGGTTTTAGAAAAAGAGATTCTTGAATTTGATTCACCTCAAAATCTGATTCAATCTTTTTCTGAATATCAACAAGCCTCTGTCTTTTTCGAAGTCATTAAACCAGCTACTCGAATCTTATTATTTGGAGCTGGAAATGACACGATTCCTGTTGCTAAAATTGCTGATATCCTAGGCTTTGAATTGATTTTAATCGACGGAAGAAAAAATCTTGCGACTCAAGCTCGTTTTCCAACTGCTAAGCAAATCATTCAAGGGCCTGCTGAGGAAGTTGTACATCAGCTTGAAACTGATCTGAATACAGTGGCCTTGTTGATGACCCATAATTTTGAGTATGAGGTCATTGTACTTGAAAAGCTTCAAACCTGTATGATTCCATACATTGGGATTTTGGGCCCCAAGCGAAAGACAGAAAAGCTAATCCAAAGACTTGAGAAAAACGGAATCCGAGTCGCCATGGAAAATCTTTTCGCTCCGATTGGTTTGGAAATTGGAGCTGAAACCTCCGAAGAAATAGCTCTTTCTATTTTAGCGGAAATAAAGGCAGTATTAAATAAAAAGCAGCCCATTTTTTTACGAGATAAGCAAGGGCCTATTCACGAAAAGGTCTCATGA
- a CDS encoding molecular chaperone DnaJ, with product MKPTHNISVFLIVSIFQLLFGWKGMAQGIPNLGQTDRWMQGALAAIERKDYQTANELFRSLIESGLPLPEEMPYYFAETLFELGQFNNSKNFLDKYLELTGQTGRNLQGAKELKQKLTKPLAEISACGLCDSKGYRYEVCATCMGQKKQEQTCDYCKGKTIVGCSKCAATGMIKKINVFNQVEIFECERCNAKGRLTCPECQGTGKQVSECKTCLGAGRVTGEVLCDHHDHEEQEKK from the coding sequence TTGAAACCAACTCATAATATTTCTGTATTCCTGATTGTTTCTATTTTCCAACTTCTTTTCGGTTGGAAAGGGATGGCTCAAGGAATTCCAAACCTGGGACAAACAGATCGCTGGATGCAAGGTGCCTTGGCAGCGATCGAACGAAAAGATTATCAAACGGCAAATGAATTGTTCCGAAGTCTGATTGAATCTGGGCTACCACTCCCTGAAGAAATGCCCTATTATTTTGCTGAGACTTTATTTGAATTAGGCCAATTTAATAATAGCAAAAACTTTCTGGATAAGTACCTCGAGCTCACCGGACAAACTGGTCGAAATCTTCAAGGAGCAAAAGAACTGAAACAAAAATTGACAAAGCCTTTGGCTGAAATTTCTGCTTGTGGACTTTGTGATTCTAAAGGTTACCGATATGAGGTTTGTGCCACATGTATGGGGCAGAAAAAGCAAGAACAAACCTGCGACTATTGCAAAGGAAAAACGATTGTCGGTTGTAGCAAGTGTGCAGCAACTGGTATGATCAAAAAAATCAATGTTTTTAATCAGGTTGAAATTTTTGAATGTGAGCGATGCAATGCAAAAGGTAGACTAACCTGCCCTGAATGCCAAGGAACTGGAAAACAAGTAAGCGAATGTAAAACTTGCTTAGGAGCAGGAAGAGTAACTGGAGAGGTTCTTTGTGATCACCACGACCACGAAGAGCAGGAAAAAAAATAA
- a CDS encoding sterol desaturase family protein, with amino-acid sequence METYGKILLIAMPAFFVLVLFEKFWGVWKGQDTVPVTDMISSLSSGITNVTKDVLGLSIVVISYGWLFEKFSFFQIEASWLVYVIAFFALDFAGYWTHRIAHEYNIFWNNHIIHHSSEEFNLACALRQSISSIVKIFAVFLIPAALLGVPPQVIAVVAPLHLFAQFWYHTRHIGRMGFLEKIIVTPSHHRVHHAINPEYLDKNYGQIFIFWDKWFGTYQEEKPEIPAIYGVTRPVQTWNPIKINFMHLWLLIKDAWRAQKWSDKLKIWFMPLGWRPADVAQKYPVSKIEDVYHFDKYNSHLSQGMLFWSFCQLIVLLLLISYLFGNLAAIGTPGIFYYGGFVFLTVYAYSELMDRNPNAWVWELIKAVYAFYFVVTSGDWFDLNKFLPGSIYIFVGYLVISVGLSIWYSFRKIDFQLAN; translated from the coding sequence ATGGAAACCTACGGAAAGATTTTACTGATTGCGATGCCGGCCTTTTTTGTGCTGGTTTTGTTTGAAAAGTTTTGGGGCGTTTGGAAAGGTCAAGATACAGTGCCCGTGACAGATATGATTTCCAGTTTAAGTTCTGGTATCACCAATGTCACCAAGGATGTTTTGGGACTCAGTATCGTGGTAATTTCCTATGGTTGGTTGTTCGAAAAGTTTTCATTTTTTCAGATAGAAGCCTCTTGGCTCGTTTACGTGATCGCATTTTTTGCATTGGACTTTGCTGGTTATTGGACCCATCGTATTGCACATGAATACAATATCTTTTGGAACAATCACATCATCCACCATAGTAGCGAGGAATTTAATCTTGCTTGTGCCTTAAGGCAGAGTATTTCTTCGATTGTAAAGATTTTTGCGGTTTTTCTGATTCCTGCAGCACTTTTGGGAGTTCCACCACAAGTCATAGCAGTAGTAGCACCCCTGCATTTGTTTGCCCAATTTTGGTATCATACCCGCCACATAGGTAGAATGGGATTTTTGGAAAAGATCATCGTCACTCCTTCCCATCATCGTGTGCATCATGCGATCAATCCGGAATACTTAGATAAAAACTATGGTCAGATTTTTATTTTCTGGGATAAATGGTTTGGCACTTATCAGGAAGAGAAACCTGAAATTCCAGCGATTTATGGCGTCACTCGCCCTGTTCAAACTTGGAATCCAATAAAGATCAATTTTATGCACCTTTGGCTCTTGATCAAGGATGCTTGGAGAGCTCAAAAATGGTCTGATAAACTCAAAATCTGGTTTATGCCATTGGGGTGGAGACCCGCCGATGTTGCCCAAAAATATCCAGTTTCCAAAATTGAGGATGTATACCACTTTGACAAATACAATTCTCACCTCAGCCAAGGCATGTTATTTTGGAGTTTTTGCCAGTTGATTGTCTTATTGCTTCTCATTAGTTATTTGTTTGGAAATCTGGCAGCAATTGGCACCCCTGGGATTTTTTATTACGGAGGCTTTGTCTTTTTGACGGTGTATGCCTATTCAGAATTAATGGATCGCAATCCGAATGCTTGGGTTTGGGAATTGATAAAGGCTGTTTATGCCTTCTATTTCGTAGTTACTTCTGGAGACTGGTTTGATTTGAATAAGTTTTTACCTGGATCGATCTATATTTTTGTTGGATACTTGGTGATTTCGGTTGGATTATCGATTTGGTATTCCTTCCGAAAAATCGACTTCCAACTTGCCAATTGA
- a CDS encoding tetratricopeptide repeat protein: MKLSSKIVLIPVFAGILLSACSEQKVNQADAYFERGQYELAAQTYSENLKSNPGDVKMIYNRGRAFQEMGNLEQAQADFEKAFEIEPNNTQVLLSLAAIQLEQKNFASALLYATKAEEIAGAPAMASYLKGRSLHGLGMPEDALKAYGTAIQLDKEFGQAYFTRGMLKVALERKKQACEDFQLATSLEYPGAKDALAKYCKR, encoded by the coding sequence ATGAAATTATCGAGTAAAATAGTCTTAATCCCGGTTTTTGCCGGGATTTTGCTTTCCGCTTGTTCAGAACAAAAAGTAAATCAAGCCGATGCTTATTTTGAGAGAGGTCAATATGAATTAGCCGCTCAAACTTATTCTGAAAATCTAAAAAGCAACCCTGGAGACGTAAAAATGATTTACAATAGAGGGAGGGCTTTTCAAGAAATGGGGAATTTGGAACAGGCCCAAGCTGATTTTGAAAAAGCTTTTGAAATCGAGCCAAACAATACCCAAGTACTTTTAAGTTTGGCCGCTATTCAACTTGAGCAGAAAAATTTTGCAAGCGCCTTACTTTATGCAACCAAGGCTGAGGAAATCGCAGGTGCACCTGCAATGGCATCCTATTTAAAGGGCAGATCACTTCATGGTTTAGGAATGCCAGAAGATGCGCTAAAAGCTTATGGAACAGCGATCCAACTTGATAAGGAATTTGGACAAGCATATTTCACGCGAGGAATGTTGAAAGTTGCCTTAGAGCGAAAAAAACAAGCTTGTGAAGATTTTCAATTAGCAACCTCACTGGAATATCCAGGAGCTAAAGATGCTCTCGCCAAATATTGTAAACGATAA
- a CDS encoding nucleotidyltransferase family protein → MKTGLIILAAGSSSRLGRPKQLLEFQGKKLIQRAIEKAQKSSSESCVVVLGWNPELIKTGFDSETVSYVINENWEQGMASSMQTGLRFLIKKDGINQVILMLCDQPFVNHQLLDNLIIEKESSGKGIVASFYSGTLGVPAIFDQKYFQDLLNLKGSEGAKKVILENSEDTIPLNFPLGALDIDTEEDFRRLEKI, encoded by the coding sequence ATGAAAACTGGATTAATTATCCTTGCCGCCGGCTCATCTTCAAGATTAGGTAGGCCAAAGCAACTACTTGAATTTCAAGGCAAAAAATTAATTCAAAGAGCGATTGAAAAGGCTCAAAAAAGTAGCAGTGAATCTTGTGTAGTCGTCCTGGGTTGGAATCCAGAATTAATCAAAACAGGATTTGATTCAGAGACTGTTTCTTATGTGATTAATGAAAATTGGGAGCAAGGTATGGCTTCCAGCATGCAGACTGGGCTTCGATTTTTAATAAAAAAAGATGGGATTAACCAAGTGATTTTGATGCTCTGCGACCAGCCTTTTGTCAATCATCAATTATTAGACAATTTGATTATTGAAAAAGAAAGTTCAGGAAAAGGGATCGTCGCCTCGTTTTATTCTGGAACACTAGGTGTTCCGGCGATTTTTGATCAGAAATATTTCCAAGACCTGTTAAATCTTAAAGGCTCTGAAGGAGCGAAAAAAGTAATCCTTGAAAATTCTGAAGACACTATACCATTGAACTTTCCACTTGGAGCCTTAGATATAGACACTGAGGAAGATTTTCGTCGTTTGGAAAAAATTTAG
- a CDS encoding glutamine--tRNA ligase/YqeY domain fusion protein: MKEHTESLNFLEQIIEEDLAAGLSKDKLRFRFPPEPNGYLHIGHAASICLNFGLGEKYDAPVNLRFDDTNPAKEEQEYVDAIKNDVAWLGFKWAKECYSSDYFQELYDWAVQLIKEGKAYVDGQSSEAMAEQKGTPTTPGVDSPYRNTSVEDNLALFERMKNGEFEPGTYVLRAKIDMASPNMLMRDPILYRIVNKAHHRTGTDWCIYPMYDWAHGESDYIEEVSHSLCTLEFKPHRELYDWFLDQIYTGKTIRPKQREFARRNLSYTVMSKRKLLDLVNSKVVSGWDDPRMPTISGLRRRGYTPAAIRKFSDLAGIAKRDNVTDVSLLEFCIREDLNKTATRVMGVLDPVKLVLTNYPEGKSEILHLENNPEEPNSGTHEVPFSRELYIEREDFKEEGGSKFFRLSLGNEVRLKSAYIIKADSVVKDSEGNILEIHCTVDLDSKSGSGTEASMRKVKGTLHWVSIAHAITAEIREYDRLFLDEAPDAHEDRNFLEFLNPDSLKVIKNAYLEPYLAGAKVGDKFQFQRLGYFTLDKDSDPSNLVFNKTVGLRDTWAKVEQKENAPAPSAQKTVVVENTGTRNALTEIQKIAKKYTNLSGSKLEEAKADIQRLAEEVSLEELEPLFSTAAKKVGTRIGVVITLGVLLKNGQTRTESIDQFLASCLSDENQDLVNEAKAIS; encoded by the coding sequence ATGAAAGAGCATACCGAATCACTCAATTTTCTTGAACAAATTATAGAAGAAGATCTGGCGGCAGGTCTTTCAAAAGATAAACTTCGATTTAGATTCCCTCCTGAGCCAAACGGTTATCTTCATATTGGTCATGCAGCGTCCATTTGCTTAAACTTCGGTTTGGGCGAAAAATACGATGCTCCTGTTAATCTTCGATTTGATGATACTAACCCTGCCAAGGAAGAGCAGGAATATGTGGATGCCATCAAAAATGATGTAGCATGGCTTGGATTCAAGTGGGCCAAAGAGTGCTATTCCTCGGATTATTTCCAGGAATTGTACGATTGGGCGGTTCAACTTATCAAAGAAGGCAAGGCCTATGTAGATGGTCAAAGCTCCGAGGCCATGGCCGAACAAAAAGGTACTCCTACTACTCCTGGGGTAGATAGCCCCTATCGAAATACCTCGGTGGAGGATAATCTCGCCCTATTTGAGCGGATGAAAAATGGAGAATTTGAGCCAGGAACCTATGTGTTGCGGGCAAAAATTGACATGGCTTCTCCGAATATGCTAATGCGTGATCCGATTTTGTATCGAATTGTCAACAAAGCTCATCATCGAACAGGTACCGACTGGTGCATCTATCCAATGTATGATTGGGCCCACGGAGAATCAGATTACATCGAGGAGGTTTCCCACAGCTTGTGTACGTTGGAGTTTAAACCTCACCGTGAACTTTACGATTGGTTTTTAGATCAAATTTATACCGGGAAGACGATCAGACCTAAGCAGCGGGAATTCGCAAGAAGAAACCTGAGCTACACGGTCATGAGCAAGCGGAAATTGCTTGACTTGGTTAATTCAAAGGTGGTTTCTGGCTGGGATGATCCTAGAATGCCAACCATCTCTGGTTTGAGAAGAAGAGGTTATACTCCTGCTGCTATCCGTAAATTCAGTGATTTGGCAGGTATTGCCAAGCGGGACAACGTGACGGATGTTTCATTGCTTGAGTTTTGCATCCGCGAAGACCTTAATAAGACGGCTACTCGTGTCATGGGAGTTTTGGATCCTGTGAAATTGGTTTTGACCAATTATCCGGAAGGAAAATCCGAAATTTTGCATTTGGAGAATAATCCAGAAGAACCCAATTCGGGAACGCATGAGGTACCTTTCTCACGGGAATTATATATCGAGCGCGAAGACTTCAAAGAAGAAGGTGGAAGTAAGTTTTTCAGACTGTCTCTGGGAAATGAAGTGCGTTTAAAAAGCGCCTATATCATCAAAGCGGATTCAGTAGTAAAGGATTCCGAAGGGAATATTCTTGAGATTCATTGTACCGTAGATTTGGATTCTAAATCAGGAAGTGGAACTGAAGCCAGTATGCGGAAAGTGAAGGGAACACTTCATTGGGTTTCAATTGCTCATGCGATCACTGCTGAGATTCGAGAATACGATCGCTTGTTTTTAGATGAAGCACCAGATGCCCATGAAGATCGGAATTTCTTGGAGTTCTTGAATCCAGATTCCTTGAAGGTGATTAAAAACGCCTATTTGGAACCTTACTTGGCTGGAGCCAAAGTTGGAGATAAGTTCCAATTTCAGCGTCTTGGCTATTTCACCCTCGATAAAGATTCTGATCCATCCAATCTGGTTTTTAATAAGACGGTTGGTCTTCGAGATACTTGGGCAAAAGTTGAGCAAAAAGAAAATGCTCCTGCCCCCTCCGCTCAAAAGACTGTGGTTGTTGAAAATACTGGAACTAGAAATGCACTGACTGAGATTCAGAAAATTGCAAAAAAATACACCAACCTTTCTGGTTCGAAACTGGAAGAAGCAAAAGCAGATATTCAGCGATTGGCTGAAGAAGTGAGTCTGGAGGAATTGGAACCATTATTTAGTACTGCTGCCAAGAAAGTCGGAACTCGAATTGGAGTCGTGATAACTTTGGGAGTACTATTGAAAAATGGGCAAACCCGAACAGAATCGATAGATCAGTTTTTGGCTTCCTGCCTTTCTGATGAGAATCAGGATTTGGTGAATGAAGCGAAAGCAATTTCCTAA